Proteins from a single region of Starkeya sp. ORNL1:
- a CDS encoding DUF1192 domain-containing protein yields the protein MAMDEEILRPIRPALEIGGDLSTLSETEIEERVATLEAEIERLRAMLASKRASRAAADAFFKK from the coding sequence ATGGCGATGGACGAGGAGATTCTGCGCCCCATTCGTCCGGCACTGGAGATCGGCGGCGATCTCTCGACCTTGTCGGAGACCGAGATCGAGGAGCGTGTCGCCACGCTGGAAGCGGAGATCGAGCGGCTGCGCGCCATGCTCGCCTCGAAGCGCGCATCGCGCGCGGCCGCAGACGCGTTCTTCAAAAAATGA